One genomic window of Hymenobacter sp. J193 includes the following:
- a CDS encoding ankyrin repeat domain-containing protein: protein MRNILLTVALALQSVLFASCSFENKKEVHHAAFDGDIEHIRAYIAKGGPVDSLTTDGRSLLGAAAAGGHVALMQYLIAQGADEKILDDGEALIHHATESKSVSAVKFLLERGADVNAKPVGSGTTPLLLAVEELDEPMIAYLISKGAQVNLVDKHMGTPLNTAILYSHGYPNNSAQIFQVVKKLVEQGADVNLTNASGSTPLALAALTEHKQVIDYLVQKGADVAKRGEDGHTAFSYAAGKANKALCEYFVKLGARPADRLDNGSTVLMYALQSENIDFLRWLISQYKYNIQDRDTSGQTLLMYAVNKSLFTMRFVVNELKMDVNAHDASGVTPLMLAARSLKLDKIKFLVEKGSQVNVQDKEGLTPIIYIAQEAQVNDSGPANDEACYDAIEYLMEQGGRTDIKDKSGRSAVDYVKDKPFPDLIALVK, encoded by the coding sequence ATGCGAAATATCCTACTAACCGTTGCTCTGGCGTTACAATCAGTGTTATTCGCTTCTTGCAGCTTCGAAAACAAAAAGGAGGTGCATCACGCCGCGTTCGATGGGGATATCGAGCACATCCGCGCCTACATAGCGAAAGGCGGACCGGTAGATTCCCTTACTACTGATGGCAGGTCCTTGTTAGGCGCTGCCGCGGCAGGCGGCCATGTAGCACTCATGCAGTATTTGATAGCCCAGGGCGCAGACGAAAAGATCCTCGATGATGGGGAGGCATTGATTCATCATGCGACGGAAAGTAAAAGCGTTAGTGCGGTAAAATTCCTATTGGAGAGAGGGGCCGATGTGAATGCGAAGCCAGTGGGTAGTGGTACTACCCCATTGCTGCTTGCTGTGGAAGAGCTTGACGAGCCCATGATTGCATATTTGATTAGCAAGGGCGCTCAAGTAAATCTGGTGGATAAGCATATGGGTACCCCCTTGAACACGGCGATTCTATACTCACATGGTTACCCGAATAATTCAGCCCAAATCTTCCAGGTGGTGAAGAAGCTGGTTGAGCAGGGGGCTGATGTCAATTTAACAAATGCAAGTGGGTCCACCCCGCTTGCACTGGCGGCCCTCACCGAGCACAAGCAGGTAATTGACTACTTGGTGCAAAAGGGAGCCGACGTTGCCAAGAGAGGAGAAGATGGGCATACAGCCTTTTCGTATGCAGCTGGGAAGGCTAATAAGGCCCTTTGTGAGTATTTTGTAAAGCTAGGGGCTCGCCCAGCTGACCGACTGGATAATGGCAGTACGGTGTTGATGTATGCCCTACAAAGTGAGAATATAGACTTCTTGCGTTGGCTCATTTCCCAATACAAGTACAACATCCAAGACAGGGATACCAGTGGTCAGACCCTGCTGATGTATGCGGTAAACAAAAGCTTGTTTACCATGCGATTCGTGGTCAACGAGCTGAAAATGGATGTCAATGCCCATGACGCTTCTGGCGTAACGCCCCTTATGCTCGCTGCCAGGAGCCTAAAGTTGGATAAAATCAAATTTTTAGTGGAGAAGGGGAGCCAAGTGAATGTCCAGGATAAGGAGGGCCTTACGCCCATCATATATATAGCTCAGGAAGCGCAGGTCAACGATTCAGGTCCCGCTAATGATGAGGCGTGCTACGATGCTATTGAATACTTAATGGAGCAGGGTGGGCGCACCGATATAAAAGATAAATCAGGGCGCTCAGCAGTCGATTATGTCAAAGACAAACCATTCCCTGACCTTATCGCCTTGGTGAAATAA
- the chrA gene encoding chromate efflux transporter — protein sequence MTQTTLTTVSKPTFSEALRFWLKLGFISFGGPAGQIAIMHTVLVEQKRWISDAKFLHALNYCMLLPGPEAQQLATYIGWLLHGTRGGLVAGILFVLPSVFILLALSLLYATVGTLPALQGVFVGLKPAVVAIILLALVKIGQKSLLSPLHYAVAVASFVGIFWLNVPFPLLILGAAAVALVARRFFPAPAATAATQARAAQAEEGYFLTSQTVVPGTGFSGPRLVRQVVAAGGLWVLPLVLFWFLTPDFGFWRGLSVFFTQAALVTFGGAYAVLPYVAQVSVAKLHWLTQGQMLDGLALGETTPGPLIMVLAFVGFMGGYTHFGGSLAMGAVGLLTTTYYTFLPCFVFILVGAPLIERTQHNASLKAVLSIITAAVVGVVLNLAVYLGRAVLFPTEHLSVAHLHGPSLVWLLVSLVALYRFKVSMIRWIGVSAGAGLLYYLLAAAEG from the coding sequence ATGACCCAAACGACCCTTACGACGGTTTCCAAGCCCACCTTTTCCGAGGCCCTGCGCTTCTGGCTGAAGCTGGGCTTCATCAGCTTCGGCGGCCCGGCGGGCCAGATTGCCATTATGCACACGGTGCTGGTGGAGCAGAAGCGCTGGATTTCGGACGCCAAGTTTCTGCACGCGCTCAACTACTGCATGCTGCTACCCGGGCCCGAGGCGCAGCAGCTGGCCACCTACATCGGCTGGCTGCTACACGGCACCCGGGGCGGGCTGGTGGCGGGCATCCTGTTCGTGCTGCCATCGGTGTTCATTCTGCTGGCGCTGAGCTTGCTGTACGCGACAGTGGGTACGCTGCCGGCACTACAGGGCGTGTTTGTGGGCCTGAAGCCGGCGGTGGTGGCCATCATCCTGCTGGCCCTGGTCAAGATTGGGCAGAAATCCTTGCTCAGCCCGTTGCACTACGCCGTGGCGGTGGCCAGCTTCGTAGGTATCTTTTGGCTGAACGTGCCCTTTCCGCTGCTCATACTCGGGGCGGCCGCAGTAGCGCTGGTGGCGCGGCGGTTCTTTCCGGCGCCGGCAGCTACGGCAGCCACGCAGGCACGGGCCGCGCAGGCAGAGGAAGGCTACTTTCTAACCTCGCAGACGGTGGTGCCGGGCACCGGCTTTTCGGGGCCGCGCTTGGTGCGGCAGGTGGTGGCGGCGGGAGGGTTATGGGTACTGCCGCTGGTATTGTTTTGGTTTTTAACGCCGGATTTCGGCTTCTGGCGGGGCCTGAGTGTGTTCTTCACCCAGGCAGCGCTGGTGACCTTCGGCGGGGCGTACGCCGTGCTGCCCTACGTGGCGCAGGTGAGCGTAGCCAAGCTGCACTGGCTCACGCAGGGGCAGATGCTCGACGGCCTGGCCCTGGGCGAAACCACGCCGGGGCCGCTGATTATGGTACTGGCCTTTGTGGGCTTCATGGGCGGCTACACGCACTTTGGCGGCTCGCTGGCAATGGGCGCGGTGGGGCTGCTGACGACCACGTACTACACCTTTCTGCCGTGCTTCGTCTTTATTCTGGTGGGGGCGCCGCTGATTGAGCGCACGCAGCACAATGCCTCGCTGAAAGCCGTGCTGAGCATCATTACGGCGGCCGTGGTGGGCGTGGTGCTCAACCTGGCGGTATACCTGGGACGGGCGGTTCTCTTTCCCACGGAGCACTTGAGTGTAGCGCACCTGCACGGGCCGAGCCTGGTTTGGCTGCTGGTTTCGTTGGTGGCGCTCTACCGTTTCAAGGTGAGCATGATACGCTGGATAGGGGTTAGTGCGGGAGCCGGTTTGCTGTATTACCTGCTGGCGGCCGCCGAAGGGTGA
- a CDS encoding LppY/LpqO family protein codes for MAIKHTLNGKSAMLMSDTVLLQEEVNPLISAALAQGLEIGAVHNHFFYEEPRIFYMHIHGLGTPAELATKFAAALKDSKLLPANQPKLGASATPVQPGNNATPGAGPPTGKELFDLPALDAVVKYKGTVNGPTYKYTVGRDDLHPMMMGTEMTAAIGLNSWAAFAGKQDDAHIAGDIAMLEHEVNPVIKTLRANNLEVVAVHNHMLFDQPRMMFLHYYGRGPAAQLAAGFRAALDQLGKGKAQGMRGMEGMRH; via the coding sequence GTGGCCATCAAGCATACGCTCAATGGAAAGTCGGCCATGCTTATGAGCGACACCGTGCTGCTGCAGGAAGAAGTCAACCCGTTGATATCGGCCGCCCTGGCCCAGGGCCTGGAAATCGGAGCCGTGCACAATCACTTCTTTTACGAAGAGCCCCGCATCTTCTACATGCACATCCACGGTCTGGGCACCCCGGCGGAGTTGGCCACAAAGTTTGCCGCGGCCCTGAAGGATTCCAAGCTGCTGCCGGCCAACCAACCCAAGCTGGGAGCCAGCGCCACGCCCGTGCAACCCGGCAACAACGCCACACCGGGCGCCGGGCCGCCCACGGGCAAAGAGCTATTTGACCTGCCCGCGCTGGATGCGGTGGTGAAGTACAAGGGCACCGTCAACGGACCGACCTACAAGTACACGGTGGGCCGCGACGACCTGCACCCGATGATGATGGGCACCGAAATGACCGCCGCCATCGGCTTAAACTCGTGGGCTGCCTTTGCCGGCAAGCAGGACGACGCACACATCGCCGGCGACATTGCCATGCTGGAACACGAAGTGAATCCCGTGATTAAGACCCTGCGGGCGAATAACCTGGAAGTCGTGGCCGTGCATAACCATATGCTCTTCGACCAGCCCCGCATGATGTTTCTGCACTACTACGGTCGGGGACCAGCGGCACAGCTGGCCGCGGGGTTTCGGGCGGCTCTGGACCAACTGGGGAAAGGCAAAGCGCAAGGTATGCGGGGCATGGAAGGCATGAGGCACTAA
- a CDS encoding T9SS type A sorting domain-containing protein — MNNFGILDLSGIPLAVEPDSRTPSTSMQLWPNPAQRVVQVAGLPAGQPLQFYDALGRLALTLPAPRGSAQVQLPPSLKPGVYIVRCGPATRRLVVE; from the coding sequence ATGAATAACTTTGGCATCTTGGACTTGAGCGGCATACCACTGGCCGTCGAGCCCGATAGTCGTACGCCAAGCACCAGCATGCAACTCTGGCCTAACCCCGCCCAGCGCGTGGTGCAGGTAGCGGGCCTTCCTGCCGGGCAGCCCTTGCAGTTCTATGATGCCTTGGGCCGGTTGGCCCTGACCTTGCCGGCCCCACGTGGCAGCGCGCAGGTGCAGTTGCCCCCGAGCCTCAAGCCCGGGGTGTACATCGTACGCTGCGGCCCGGCTACCCGGCGCCTGGTGGTAGAATAA
- a CDS encoding substrate-binding domain-containing protein, with product MLYPSCLRRLLVLVSLLGSLAACAPTPPPTYRIGFSQSVSTGDWREAMLAGMKREVSFHPEIQFLTRDAQGNSRQQQQQVHDLLDAGADVLVVAPNEEHALSSAIEEAYRRGVPVILLDRHTTSPHYAAYVGGDNAGVGAAAARYAALRLQQRGRIVEILGSPSSVTAERHRGFAQALRAYPEMRVVGEVVGDWGATSLQPALTRLLQTYPETNLIFAHSDLMAQGAYEVCRRLGRKDIRIIGVDGLPGPGNGMEMVQQGRATASLFYSPGGEEAIRVALKILYHQAYERENILGTIVIDSVNVLTLQQQATKVASQQAGIEQQQQLLRTLQATYTNQRTALYGLLATLLAALVLGASAWRAARSNRRINQELARQNEANDVINRELVRQNEANDVINRQLSTQNEEIRAQRNQIAELAEQARVETEAKLRFFTNFSHELRTPLTLIMGPVEEMLTGRHGGALLPSHRHDLGLVRRNTQRLLQLVNQLLDFRKIEVGKMAVQAREDDLVAFVRELVETFEPAARVQQVALLFQPAVPQLPGWLDRNVLDKVFFNLLSNALKYTPAGGQITVRVRPAADGHSLQVEVADTGRGIRPQDSPHIFEWFYQGEQPATAKGSGMGLALAQGLVRLHQGNLTFSSQLGQGSTFIVTLPRELPAALRTTAAPPEALALDEPRAFPVEDLTAEAAAGQEPLVLVIEDNADVNEFVARKLRPHFRVQTATDGSTGLQLAKELIPDLIVCDVMMPGLSGLEVVAQLRADWHTSHVPVILLTARTAPEQQVEGVQAGADVYLTKPFNPTFLLESIHTLLANRARQHEHTRRQLGAAAQATPDVAAPDPDQAFLQALTAQIEADLTRTDLTVEELAQALGFSRTQLYRKVKAVLGTSVTDYIQLVRLRKARELLLNDKLTITAVAYEVGYTSHSYFSNSFKARYQVSPSEFRARHLADSA from the coding sequence TTGCTTTACCCTAGCTGCTTACGTCGACTCCTGGTGCTGGTGAGCCTGCTGGGCTCGTTGGCCGCCTGCGCCCCCACTCCACCGCCAACGTACCGCATCGGGTTTTCGCAGAGCGTGAGTACCGGCGACTGGCGCGAGGCCATGCTGGCCGGCATGAAGCGGGAAGTGTCATTTCACCCCGAAATTCAGTTTCTGACGCGCGACGCCCAGGGCAACAGCCGCCAGCAGCAGCAGCAGGTACATGACTTGCTCGATGCCGGGGCCGATGTGCTCGTGGTAGCGCCCAACGAGGAACACGCCCTGTCGTCGGCCATTGAGGAAGCTTACCGGCGCGGGGTGCCCGTGATTCTGCTGGACCGCCACACCACCTCCCCGCACTACGCGGCCTACGTGGGCGGCGACAATGCCGGGGTGGGCGCCGCCGCTGCCCGCTACGCGGCGCTGCGGTTGCAGCAGCGCGGCCGTATAGTGGAAATTTTGGGCTCACCTTCTTCCGTTACGGCGGAGCGCCACCGGGGCTTTGCGCAAGCCCTGCGGGCGTACCCGGAAATGCGCGTAGTGGGCGAAGTAGTAGGCGACTGGGGCGCAACTTCCCTGCAGCCGGCCCTCACCAGACTGTTGCAGACATACCCCGAAACCAACCTGATTTTCGCCCACAGCGACCTGATGGCCCAGGGCGCCTACGAGGTATGCCGGCGGCTGGGCCGAAAGGATATCCGCATCATTGGGGTGGATGGGCTGCCGGGGCCGGGCAATGGCATGGAAATGGTGCAGCAGGGCCGCGCTACGGCTTCTTTATTTTACTCACCCGGCGGGGAGGAAGCCATACGCGTGGCTTTGAAGATTCTTTACCACCAGGCCTACGAGCGGGAAAACATCCTGGGCACCATCGTTATCGACTCGGTGAATGTGCTGACTTTGCAGCAGCAGGCCACCAAAGTGGCCAGTCAGCAAGCCGGCATTGAGCAGCAACAGCAGCTGCTGCGCACCTTGCAGGCCACCTACACCAATCAGCGCACGGCACTGTATGGACTGCTGGCCACGCTGCTGGCGGCCCTGGTGCTGGGCGCCAGCGCCTGGCGGGCCGCCCGCAGCAACCGGCGCATCAACCAGGAGCTGGCCCGGCAGAACGAGGCCAACGACGTCATCAACCGGGAGTTGGTGCGGCAGAATGAGGCCAACGACGTCATCAACCGGCAGCTCAGCACCCAGAACGAGGAAATCAGGGCTCAGCGCAACCAGATTGCGGAGCTGGCCGAGCAGGCGCGGGTAGAAACCGAGGCTAAGCTGCGCTTTTTCACCAACTTCTCCCACGAGCTGCGTACCCCGCTCACCCTTATTATGGGCCCGGTGGAGGAAATGCTGACCGGCCGCCACGGCGGCGCCCTCCTGCCCTCCCACCGCCACGACCTGGGTTTAGTGCGCCGCAATACCCAACGCCTGCTGCAGCTGGTCAACCAGCTGCTGGACTTCCGCAAGATTGAAGTAGGCAAGATGGCCGTGCAGGCGCGGGAAGACGACCTGGTGGCCTTCGTGCGGGAACTGGTCGAAACGTTTGAGCCGGCAGCGCGGGTGCAGCAGGTAGCGCTGCTGTTTCAACCCGCCGTGCCGCAGCTGCCAGGCTGGCTCGACCGCAACGTGCTGGACAAAGTCTTTTTCAACCTGCTCTCCAACGCCCTGAAATATACGCCTGCCGGTGGGCAGATAACGGTGCGCGTGCGGCCCGCTGCTGATGGCCACAGCTTGCAGGTGGAGGTAGCCGACACCGGCCGCGGCATCCGGCCCCAGGACAGCCCGCACATCTTCGAGTGGTTTTACCAGGGCGAGCAGCCCGCCACGGCCAAAGGCTCGGGCATGGGGCTGGCCCTGGCCCAGGGACTGGTGCGCCTGCACCAGGGCAACCTCACATTCAGCAGCCAGTTGGGTCAGGGCAGCACGTTCATTGTCACGCTCCCGCGCGAGCTGCCGGCGGCCCTACGCACCACGGCCGCCCCGCCCGAAGCGCTGGCCCTAGACGAGCCGCGGGCTTTCCCCGTCGAAGACCTGACTGCCGAAGCCGCCGCCGGGCAGGAGCCGCTGGTGCTGGTGATTGAGGACAATGCCGACGTGAACGAGTTTGTGGCCCGCAAGCTGCGCCCCCACTTCCGGGTGCAGACGGCCACCGATGGCAGCACCGGCCTGCAGCTAGCTAAGGAGCTGATTCCGGATCTGATTGTGTGCGACGTGATGATGCCCGGCCTGAGCGGACTGGAGGTAGTGGCCCAGCTGCGGGCCGACTGGCACACCTCACACGTGCCGGTTATTCTGCTCACCGCCCGCACCGCCCCCGAGCAGCAGGTGGAAGGCGTGCAGGCCGGGGCCGACGTGTACCTGACCAAGCCCTTCAACCCCACGTTCCTGCTCGAAAGCATTCATACCCTGCTGGCCAACCGCGCCCGCCAGCACGAGCACACGCGTCGGCAGCTGGGGGCCGCCGCCCAAGCCACACCCGATGTGGCCGCGCCCGACCCCGACCAGGCTTTTCTGCAGGCTCTAACGGCTCAGATAGAAGCTGACCTGACGCGTACCGACCTGACCGTGGAGGAGCTGGCCCAGGCTCTGGGTTTCTCGCGCACCCAGCTCTACCGCAAGGTGAAAGCCGTGCTGGGCACCAGCGTAACCGACTACATCCAGCTGGTACGCCTGCGCAAAGCCCGCGAACTGCTGCTCAACGACAAACTCACGATTACGGCCGTGGCCTACGAGGTGGGCTATACCTCGCACTCGTATTTCTCCAACAGCTTCAAGGCCCGCTACCAGGTGTCTCCCTCCGAGTTTCGGGCGCGTCATTTGGCTGATTCTGCTTGA
- a CDS encoding IS1182 family transposase, producing MQGKKPFLDKEVTHFRLSERVPRHNLYRRLAELVDWSFLYDETRTLYSHTGQPSLDPVVFFKLVLVGRLENLVSDRRLVEHCALRLDILLFLGYEVDEELPWHSTVSRTRQLFPAAVFERLFDHVFAQCVARGLVAGDTQAVDSAPVKANASLETVLEKRTTGVKSPFLATDEAATAPAASVVTAPAHQLRNLAAHQARLATHSSVPGAQHEKARLLSNKTHYSPTDPDARISIKPGKARALNYLCSLAVDTAKGVISHVQADFADSRDSLHLPRLLTGLQQRLRSQQLRMQELLADAGYANGTNYALLEAQQVTAWIPVFGRYKAAIEGFTYRASTDDYTCAAGKVLSFRKYDTSADGTGLKIYWATCSDCQQCPLKPTCVPGAKRKQLTRTLYDEPYRRAWQRQQSRRGQHMRRVRQGTVEPVFGNLLHHYGLRRMNVRGQAGAHKTMLLTAVAYNLKKLLKYRPNRQVSLTMALPQPLLAAARR from the coding sequence ATGCAAGGCAAGAAGCCGTTTCTCGACAAAGAGGTGACCCACTTTCGGCTCAGTGAGCGGGTGCCGCGCCATAATCTGTACCGCCGGCTGGCCGAGCTCGTCGACTGGTCGTTTCTCTACGACGAGACCCGGACGCTGTACAGCCACACAGGCCAGCCCTCTTTGGACCCGGTCGTGTTCTTCAAGCTCGTGCTGGTGGGCCGGCTGGAAAACCTGGTCAGCGACCGCCGCCTGGTCGAACACTGCGCCCTGCGGCTCGACATCTTGTTGTTTCTGGGCTACGAGGTGGACGAGGAATTGCCCTGGCATTCCACGGTGAGCCGCACGCGGCAGCTCTTTCCGGCCGCGGTCTTCGAGCGCCTGTTCGACCACGTCTTTGCCCAGTGCGTGGCCCGGGGCCTGGTCGCCGGCGACACGCAGGCCGTCGACTCGGCGCCCGTCAAGGCCAATGCTTCCTTGGAAACGGTGCTGGAAAAGAGGACAACGGGTGTCAAAAGTCCCTTTCTGGCCACGGACGAGGCGGCTACCGCGCCGGCTGCGTCCGTGGTGACGGCTCCGGCCCACCAGCTGCGCAACCTGGCCGCTCACCAGGCCCGGCTCGCCACCCACTCCAGCGTACCCGGCGCGCAGCACGAAAAAGCCCGCTTGCTCAGCAACAAGACCCACTACAGCCCCACCGACCCCGACGCGCGCATCTCCATCAAGCCCGGCAAAGCCCGGGCCCTGAACTACCTCTGCAGCCTGGCCGTGGACACGGCTAAGGGCGTGATCAGCCACGTGCAGGCCGATTTCGCCGATAGTCGCGACAGCCTGCACCTACCCCGCTTACTCACCGGCCTGCAGCAACGGTTACGGTCCCAGCAGCTGCGCATGCAGGAGCTGCTGGCCGATGCGGGCTACGCCAACGGCACCAACTACGCCCTGCTCGAAGCCCAGCAGGTGACGGCCTGGATCCCGGTTTTTGGCCGCTATAAGGCCGCTATCGAGGGCTTTACCTACCGGGCCTCAACCGATGACTACACCTGTGCCGCCGGCAAGGTCCTCTCGTTTCGTAAGTACGACACCTCGGCTGACGGCACCGGGCTGAAGATCTACTGGGCCACCTGCTCGGACTGCCAGCAGTGCCCGCTCAAGCCCACCTGCGTGCCCGGGGCCAAGCGCAAGCAGCTCACCCGCACGCTCTACGACGAGCCGTACCGCCGGGCCTGGCAGCGCCAGCAAAGCCGCCGGGGCCAACACATGCGCCGGGTGCGCCAGGGCACGGTGGAGCCCGTCTTCGGGAATCTGCTCCATCACTACGGCCTACGCCGGATGAACGTGCGCGGCCAGGCCGGAGCCCACAAGACGATGCTGCTCACGGCCGTAGCCTACAACCTGAAAAAGCTGCTTAAGTACCGGCCCAACCGGCAAGTGAGCCTGACCATGGCCCTGCCACAGCCATTACTGGCCGCTGCCAGGCGCTAG
- a CDS encoding sugar phosphate isomerase/epimerase, with translation MNSRRTFVKSAALFSAGVLLSPELLASSKKSIGLQLYTVRDAMQQDAAGTLARVAKLGYTCMEGATYTGNQKFYGMEPAAFAKVLKQNGLKMPSSHYLLGEQENNGQPTQGTILHGWDKAVDDAAQVGIKYMVCAWLTESERGNLDHYKLLAERLNKAGERCKKAGIQMAYHNHDFEFAAQNGQLPYDVLLKETDKNLVQMELDLYWATKAGHDPVELFKQNPGRFPLWHVKDMDKTPQQNFTEVGNGSIDFKRIFAQAKLAGLKHFFVEQDQTPGSPFDSIQQSITHIKRNLI, from the coding sequence ATGAATTCCCGCCGCACATTTGTTAAGTCCGCCGCGCTGTTCTCCGCGGGCGTCCTGCTCAGCCCGGAGCTACTGGCTTCCTCGAAAAAAAGTATTGGTCTGCAGCTCTACACGGTGCGTGACGCCATGCAGCAGGATGCGGCCGGTACGCTGGCCCGGGTGGCTAAGCTGGGCTACACCTGTATGGAAGGCGCCACCTACACGGGCAACCAGAAATTCTACGGCATGGAGCCGGCTGCTTTCGCCAAGGTGCTCAAGCAGAACGGCCTGAAGATGCCCAGCAGCCACTACCTGCTGGGGGAGCAGGAAAACAACGGCCAGCCCACCCAAGGCACCATCCTGCACGGCTGGGACAAGGCCGTGGACGATGCCGCCCAGGTCGGCATCAAGTACATGGTGTGCGCTTGGCTGACCGAGTCGGAGCGCGGCAACCTCGACCACTACAAGCTGCTGGCTGAGCGTCTGAACAAGGCCGGCGAACGGTGCAAGAAGGCCGGTATTCAGATGGCTTACCACAACCACGACTTCGAGTTTGCAGCCCAGAACGGGCAGCTGCCTTACGACGTGCTGCTCAAGGAAACCGACAAGAACCTGGTGCAGATGGAGCTGGACCTCTACTGGGCCACCAAGGCCGGCCACGACCCGGTGGAGCTGTTCAAGCAGAACCCCGGCCGCTTCCCGCTCTGGCACGTGAAGGACATGGACAAGACGCCCCAGCAAAACTTCACCGAAGTGGGCAACGGCAGCATCGACTTCAAGCGCATCTTCGCCCAGGCCAAGCTGGCGGGCCTCAAGCACTTCTTCGTGGAGCAGGACCAAACCCCCGGCTCGCCCTTCGACAGCATCCAGCAGAGCATCACGCACATCAAGCGCAACCTCATCTAG
- a CDS encoding chromate resistance protein ChrB domain-containing protein, which translates to MQWITRERPKIDRLACPWLILRFIDVHAEILYVPADDVVPTAQRLGATPFDVPDVEFSHHGADCTFDYFLKKYGLTDPALLALAPIVRGADTDNHALAQQAAGLWAISAGLAHNIPDDQALLQQGLVLYDALYSWARHLQDQRHTQPPEEQLLVQVYTAYLARTKNQRPAPPAWTAQLRALIQDHLDTNLSLRLTEAAGTVQVNPTYLSREFARYFDNLSFGEYVRKLRIEKARQLLDTTAYPLAEVAYLTGFSDQSHFTRIFKQHTGQSPAAYRKKRGTT; encoded by the coding sequence ATGCAGTGGATTACCCGCGAACGTCCTAAAATAGACCGTTTGGCCTGTCCGTGGCTGATTCTGCGCTTCATCGATGTCCACGCCGAAATCCTGTACGTACCCGCCGATGATGTGGTGCCCACGGCCCAACGGCTTGGCGCAACGCCATTTGACGTGCCCGACGTGGAGTTCTCCCACCACGGCGCGGACTGCACCTTCGATTATTTCCTTAAAAAGTACGGCTTGACCGACCCGGCCCTGCTGGCACTGGCGCCCATCGTGCGTGGGGCCGACACCGACAACCACGCCCTGGCCCAGCAAGCCGCCGGGCTGTGGGCTATTTCGGCCGGGCTGGCCCACAACATCCCGGATGATCAGGCGCTGCTGCAACAGGGTCTGGTGCTTTACGATGCGTTGTACAGCTGGGCCCGGCACCTTCAGGATCAGCGGCATACCCAGCCGCCCGAAGAGCAGCTGCTGGTGCAGGTATACACCGCCTACCTGGCGCGGACGAAAAACCAACGCCCTGCCCCGCCGGCGTGGACGGCCCAGCTGCGGGCGCTGATTCAGGACCACCTGGATACGAACCTGAGCTTGCGGCTGACCGAAGCGGCCGGCACGGTGCAGGTGAACCCCACGTACCTCTCGCGGGAGTTTGCCCGGTACTTCGACAACCTCTCGTTTGGCGAGTACGTCCGGAAGCTGCGCATCGAGAAGGCCCGGCAGTTGCTGGATACCACGGCCTATCCGCTGGCGGAAGTAGCCTACCTGACCGGCTTTTCCGACCAGAGCCACTTCACCCGCATTTTCAAGCAGCACACCGGCCAGAGTCCCGCGGCCTACCGCAAAAAACGCGGTACCACGTAA